ACGTCGCACCGGACGGTCGCTTGGGGTTGGGGCTGCGGCGGCCACTGCGCCGTGAACGTGTCCGGCGAGTCCGAAACCACCCTGGGTAACGACCCACCCGTCGCGCATTTAGAGGACAAAGGCACACTCACCGTGACCCATAGGGACCCGGGGGGCACCGCGATCACCACCACGCGCTGGACTTACGCCTTCCACGGCACCAGGACCGCCGGTAGCGACCGGCGCCAGTACCAGCTGCGCACCGACGTGAACGAGTGCCGGCGCACGGACCAGACAAGCGACGCGGGCAAGCCACCGTCCAAGAAAGAGACACCCTGCCCTGGGCCGCCGCAGCAATGGAAGCTGGTTTGCGAGCGGCGGGATATACAGATCCAGGCCGCGGTACGGCCGGCGTGGGTGTGTTTTCCGCCGGAGCACATGGCCGAGTTCGGGACGGAGTTCCCCTGGGTGTTCGGGATCGGGGAGCCGATCACGACCGTGATCTCGGGCGAGCCGCATCCCCGAACCAAGTACGAGCTTTCCCCGTCGCCCGACCGACAACCCTGAGCAGAACAGGAGAGCGCCGACGGCTAGCCCTTCCCCACCGGCTCCATCGGGGCGGGCTTCTTTTCGGGGTAGTCGAAGACGCCGCGGCCGGACTTGCGACCCAGCCGGCCGGCCTTGACGTACTCGATCAGCAGCGGCGCGGGGCGGAACTTCTCTCCCAGAGTCTTGTGCAGGTACTCCAGGATGTGCAGGCGGGTATCGAGGCCCACCAAGTCCACCAGCTCGAAGGGTCCCATGGGATGGTTGAGGCCGAGCTTGAGCGCCTTGTCGATGTCAGCGGCCGAGGCGATGCCCTCCTGCAGCATGTAGAAGGCCTCGTTGCCGATCATGGCGTTGATGCGGCTGGTGATGAATCCCGGCGACTCCTTGATCACCACCACTTCCTTGCCCATGCAGCGGCCGACCTCGACCGCGGCGGCGAGCGTCTCCTCGTCGGTTTCGACCGCGCGCACGATCTCCAGCAGCTTCATCTTGTGCACCGGGTTGAAGAAGTGCATGCCCAGGCACTTGGGGGCTCGGTAGGTGACGGAGGCGATCTCGGTGACCGAGAGCGACGAGGTGTTCGAGGCCAGGATGGTGCCGGGGCGGCAGATCTTGTCGAGCAGGGTGAAGATCTCGATCTTGGATTCCAGCTCCTCGGGGACGGCTTCGATGACCAGGTCGGCGGCGCGGGCGGCCTCCTCCATCGAACCGGCGTACTCGATGCGGCCCAGGGCGGCGTTGGCGTCGGCGCGGCCCACCTTGCCCAGTTCGACGGCCTTGTCGAGGTTGGTGCGAATCTCGCTCTCCGCCTTGCGCAGGCTCGCCGGCAGGATATCCTCGAGGATGGTGCGGTAGCCGCCGAGCGCGGCGGCGTGGGCGATGCCGCGGCCCATGATGCCGGCGCCGATAACGGCGATGGTGCGGACCTCAGCCACTTACTGGCCTTTCTCCAGCCGCTCCAGAACGGCGTTGTAGTTGGGATCGGCCTGGCGCATGTACTCGGCCAGACGCTTCTTCTCCTCGTCGGTCATGAAGGGGAAGTTGGCGGTGATGCGCCGCAGGGTGGTGGAGATGTCGTCCACGTAGTTCATCATGCGGATGATTTCGCCGGTCACGGGCATCGAGGCTCCTCTCGCCGAAGCGATGGGCTATTTTCATCGCTGACCGGGATTTAGTAAAGTCGAGGCATGAAGCGCGATGCCAATCTGGTGCCGCTCTCGCGCCAGCACTTCCGCGCCCTGGTGCTGTGCATGCGCATCCACCGCAAGCGCGCCCCGCGAAGCATCCTGCAGCGGGAGATGCTCGAGCTCTACGCCGAGGACGTGCGCTTCCACTTCCAGGCGGAGGAAGAGTACCTCTTCCCCGCCGCGCGGCGTTTGGCAGTGGCAGCGCCGCTGGTGCGCGAGTTGCTCGGCGAACACAAGAAGCTCCGGCGCGCCTTCGCCGCAGCCCGCCGCCGGACGCTCAAGAGCGAGGAGATGGTCCGCTTCGCCGACCTGCTCGAAGGACATATCCGCAAGGAGGAGCGCCAGCTCTTTCAGGAGTGCCAGAAGCAAATGTCAGAGAAAGAGTTGGACGACATCGGTAAAAGAATGGGGAAGTATTTCCAGAAGTGCGGCGCGGCTGCTCAGGCCGCCTGCAAACTGCCCGCTCGCTAAGCGCGTCTAGGCCACGAACTCCTCGCCCTCTTCCTGAGAGCCTTCAATCGGCGCAGTCGAGTCGCGGCCGCTGGCTTCGCTCAGTGCGGCCAGGCGGGCGGCCAGCTCCGGCGTGAGGCTGCCGGGAGCGTAGCGCCAGGCCCAGTTCCCTTCCGCCTTGCTGGGGACGTTCATGCGCGCCTCGCTGCCCAGTCCGAGAATGTCCTGCAAAGGAATCACGCACAGGTTGGCCACCGAGGCTTCGGCGGCGCGGATGAAGGCCCAGTGGATGCCGTCGGAGCCGGGAGTCAGATAGGCCTCGGCGGCGCGGCGCTCCTCGGGGGTGGCCTGCGACTCCCACCAGCCGCGCGTGGTGTCGTTATCGTGGGTGCCGGGGTAGACCACGGTGTTGGGCTCGAAGCGGTGCGGCAGATGGATCTCAGCTCCCGGGTCGCCGAAGCCGAACTGCATCACCCGCATCCCGGGGATGCCCAGGCGCTGGCGCAGGGCATGTACCTCGGGAGTGATGAAGCCCAGGTCCTCGGCGATGAGCGGCAGCTCGCCCAGGGCGTGGCGCAGCGCGTCGAAGAGTCCGTCGCGCGGGCCATCCACCCAGCGGCCGTGGACGGCGGTGGGCTCGCTGGCGGGAATCTCCCAGTACTGGTCGAAACCGCGGAAGTGGTCGAGGCGGACGATGTCGCAGGCGCGCAGGCCCCAGCGCATGCGCTCCACCCACCAGTCATAGCCGCGCCCGGCCAGCGCGTCCCAGCGGTAGATGGGATTGCCCCAGCGCTGGCCGGTCTTGCTGAAGGCGTCAGGCGGGACTCCGGCCACCACCTGCATGTCGAGGTCGTCGTTCAGGCGGAAGAGCTCGGGATGGGTCCAGACGTCGGAGCTGTCGTAGTTGACGAATATGGCGAGGTCGCCGATCAGGCGGACACCCTTCTGGTGGCAGGCTCGCCGCAGCGCTCCCCACTGCTCGTAAAAAAAGAACTGGAGGACACACTCCCCTTCCAGCTCGGCGACCTGCGCGGCGCAGACTTTTTCCAGCGCCGCCGGTTCCCGGCGGGCCAGCTCGCGCGGCCAGCGGTTCCAGCGCACCAAGCGGTTTTCGCGGCGCAGCAGGTCGAAGAGCGCATAGTCGCGCAGCCACCAGCGGTTCTCTCTGCAGAAGCGCTCGAAGCGCATGTTCTGCGCTCCCGTGGCCCGCTGCAGAAAGTTCCCGGCCGCCTCCCGCAGCAGCTCGAACTTGCTGGCGGAGACCTGCTCGTAGCCCACCTGTGCCACGCTTTCCGGCAGCGCCGCCAGGCGCTGGGGCGCGATCCAGCCGCGCTCGGCCAGCCGCTCCAGGCTGATCAGCAGAGGGTTGCCGGCGAAGGCGGAGGTGGCGGAGTAGGGAGAATTGCCATAGCCCAGCGGACCCAGGGGCAGCACCTGCCACAGCCGCTGCTTTCCCGCGGCGAGGAAGTCGAGGAAGTCGTAGGCGGCGGGGCCCAGGTCTCCGATGCCGCCGCGCGAGGGCAGCGAGGTGGGGTGCAGCAAGATGCCGGAGGCGCGCTCAAAGGGCATAGCTTTACGGAGACCCCGCGCGACGCTTCCCTAGCTTCCGCCCAGCGGGCCGCGCGACCGGGTGATGCGGTCCATCTCCTTCTGGTTGATCTTCAGGCGGCCGTCCTTCTTCATGCGCTCCCGGAGGTTCTCAACATAGATCTCCATGAGGTCAGCGCGCCGGGTGGCCAGCAGCCGCTCGCGGACCTGGTCCTTGGACTGCTCGAAGTCGGCCAGGGAGGGCTCGTGCCGCTCGATGACCGTGAGCACCACGCCGTTGGCACCAGCGCGGATGGGCCCGCTAATCTCGCCCGGCTTCATGGTGAATGCCGTCGACGCCGGGCCGGTCATTTGGCCGATGTCGGGGACCTGGCCTTCGGGAGCGACCGGCTCACTGGTCTCGAGCTTGGCGCCCAGCTCCCGGGCCGCGCGCGCCAGGTCATGCTCGGCGTGGGCGCGGTCGGCAAGCTCCTGGGTCCGCGTGAACAGCAGCGAGGAACCGCGCTCTTCCTTGAAGTCGGTGGCGACGGTGGAACGCATGTCGGCAAAGGTGGGGGCGGCGGGAGGCTTGATGTCCGTGACTTCGACCAGGGCGTATCCCTGCTCCACGCGCGCCAGCGCGGGCGGCGCCTCCTTGCGCGCGGCAAAAACCGTTTCCAGAAACTCGGGAGCCACGCCCACTCCCGGCAAGGAATCACTGCGGCCGAAGTAGTCCGTGGTCACAACGGTCAGGCCGTGCTTGGCCGCGGCCTTCTCCAGGCCCAAGGTGCGCCCTTCGCTCTCCAGGGTGCGCGCCAGCGCCTCCGCGGCGCGCGCGGCTTTCTCCAGCGCCACTGCGGGCTCGATCTCCCTCTTCACCTCGTCCAGGGACCGCAGGTGGGCCGGCTGATGGTCTTCCACGCGAATGATGTGGAAGCCGAATGAGGTCTGCACCAAGTCGCTGAGCTGTCCCTTGGGCAGCGAAAATGCGGCCTTGTCGAACTCCGGCACCATGCGGCCGCGCTCGACTTTCTCGTACAATCCGCCGTTGTCCTTGCTGCCCGGGTCCTCGGAATACTTCCGGGCCAGGTCTTCGAACTTCGCGCCGGCCTTCAGCTGCTTCAGCAGGTCCTGGGCGCGGGCGCGTGATGCCTCCACTCCTTTGGAATCCACCTTGCCGTCGGGCCCGGGGGAGGGCGTCTTGATGAGGATGTGCCGGACGTTCACCTCTTCGGGCAAGCGGAACTGGTCCTGGCGGTCGCTGTAGTAACGTTGCAGGTCGTCGCGGGTGACCTGAACCTGGCCCTGGAGTGCGGTCAGGCTGATGAGCGCATAGCGCGCCTTGCGCTTTTCGGGAAGCGCGTTGGCGTAGCGGCTCTTGTTGGATTCGAAGTAGGCGCGCAGCTCGGATTCCGTGGGATGAATGAGCTTGGAGATCTCCTCGGGCGTCAGCACGGCGTACTGCAGCTTGACCTTGGTGTTGCGCAAGCGGTAGTCGCGCTCCAAGTCGGCGTCGGAAACGGTGATGCCGCTCTCGATCAGCCCGCGCAGTTTGCTTAGGAGCAGGTCGTCCTGGATCAGCGCCTCGAACTGTGGCACGCCCATCTGGAAGTTGTTCTGGACAAAGGTCTCGTACTCCTCCATGGAGATGCGCTGGCCCCTAGGGAAAATCTCGGCCGCGAAGGGGCCGTGGCGCAGTTCATCGGCGAGTTCCTCATCGCTGACCTTCAATCCCAGGCGCGAGGCCTCGACCAGCATCGCCTTGCGCACCATGATCTGCTCGGCGGCGCGCTGCAGGAACAGCGGCATGATCATCTCCGGTACCCCCCGGGGAAACTGCTGGCGGGCCGACAGGTTCGCCTGTTGCTCCACTTCCGTCAGGGTGACCTGCTGGTTGCCCACCTGGGCCAATATGCCCGTGGCCGTACTGGCGTCCGTGGTCAGGAAGCCGGGAATCAGGTAGATCACCATGGCTACGCCGGCAAACAGCACTACCCCGCCCAGGATGAGCTTGCGGAGCGTGCCCGGGGTCTGCAGAAAGCGGATCATTCTTATTGCAGCTCCAGTCCAGAGGAGACCATCTGTTAGATTGTGGATCGTTGATTATAAATGAACCCGCTGGCAGGCGCGGAGCGGGGGGAGCGATTACAATAAAGCTGCGCCGGCCTGCAGACGGGTGCGGCGCTTTCCAGCATGAGGAACCTCACTAGAATTTTCAGCCTGTTGTTGCTCTCGGCCGGGTTGTTCTTGATGCCCGGCTGTTCCAGTCAAAAGGCGCAAAGCGCCCCTTCCATCGCGGTCCCGGTGGTGGTCGCGCCCGCGATCGAGAAGACCGTGCCCGTGGAGCTGCGGGCCATCGGTAACGTCCAGGCCTACAACACCGTGCAGGTAAAGACGCAGGTTCCCGGCGAGCTCACCGGCGTCTTTTTCAAGGAAGGCGACGACGTCCAGCGGGGCCAGCTCCTGTTCACCCTCGACCCCCGGCCCCTCGAGTCCGACCTGAAGCGCCTGCAAGCCACGATGGCGCGCGACCAGGCGGAGGCCGCCAACGCCCGCGCCCAGGCCACCCGCTACGCCAAGCTGATGGAAGAAGGGGTGGTGGCGCGCGAGCAGTATGACCAGTACCGCACCCAAGCGGAGGCGATGGAAGCCGCCGCCCAGGCCGACAAGAGCGCGGTGGAGACCGCCCGGCTCCAGCTGGCATACACCAAGATCTTCGCGCCACTCTCCGGCCGCACCGGAAGCCTGCTGGTGCACCGCGGCAACATCGTCAAGGAGAACGACGATAAGTCGGTGCTGGTGGCCATCAACCAGCTCACCCCCATCTACGTGGAATTCGCCGTGCCCGAGCGCTACCTGCCGCAGGTCAAGGCGCAGACCTCCGCCGGCAAGCTGAAGGTGCAGGCGGTGGCGCCCGGCGAAACGACGCCGGAAGAAGGCACGCTGACTTTCGTGGACAACACCGTGGACCCGACCACGGGGACCATTCGAATGAAGGGAACGTTCGCCAATCCCTCCCGGCGGCTGTGGCCCGGCCAGTTCGTGGACGTGGTGCTGCGGCTGAGCGAGCGGCCGAACGCGGTCCTTGTCCCCACGCCCGCAGTCCAAACCGGGCAGCTTGGGCAGTTTGTTTTCGTCATCAAGAGTGACATGACGGCCGAGCAGCGCCCGGTGAAGGCGGGGGAGGCGGTAGAAGGCTCGACCATCATCGAGCAAGGAGTGCAGCCGGGCGAGCGCGTGGTCACCGACGGCCAGCTGCGCCTGGTGCCGGGCTCGCGCGTAGAAATCAGGCAGGCGGGAGCCTCGCCCGCGGCCGGTGCAAGCAGCGCAAAATGAATATCGCCGAGCCCTTCATTCGCCGCCCGGTCATGACCACCCTGGTCATGGCGGCCATCCTGCTGTTCGGCGTGGTGGCCTACCGGGCCCTGCCGGTCAGCGACCTGCCCAACGTGGACTTCCCCACCATTCAGGTGTCGGCGAGCCTGCCCGGCGCCAGCCCGGAGACCATGGCCTCCGCGGTGGCCACGCCGCTGGAGAAGCAGTTCTCCACTATCGCCGGAGTGGATTCGATGACCTCGGCCAGTTCGCTGGGAGCGACCTCCATCACCCTGCAGTTCAGCCTGGACCGGAACATCGACGCCGCGGCGCAGGACGTGCAGGCCATGATCGCTAAAGCGGCGCGTGACCTGCCTCAGGACATGCCCGCGCCGCCCTCCTACCAGAAGGTGAACCCGGCGGACCAGCCCGTGCTCTACATGGCACTCAGTTCGCCCACGCTGCCGCTCTCCCAGGTGGATGAGTATGCGGAGACCATGCTGGCGCAGCGCATCTCGATGATCAGCGGCGTGGCCCAGGTGCAGGTGTTCGGCTCACAGAAGTACGCGGTGCGCGCGCAGCTCGACCCGCGGGCGCTGGCCACGCGCGGCATCGGCGTGGACGAGGTGGTGACCGCCATCCAGCGCGGCAACGTCAACCAGCCCACCGGCACGCTCTACGGGCCGCACCAGGCGGTGACCGTGCAGGCCACCGGACAGCTCACCGACGCCGCGGCCTATCGCCCGCTGGTCGTGGCCTATCGCAACGGCTCCCCGGTGCGGCTGGCGGAGCTGGGCCGGGTGATCGACAGCGTGGAGAACGACAAGATCGCCAGTTGGTTCAACCAGGACCGCGCCATCACCCTGGCGATCCAGAAGCAGCCGGGGACCAACACCGTGGCGGTGGTGGACGCCGTCAAGCAGGTGCTGCCCACCTTCCAGCGACAGATCCCAGCCTCGGTTAAGATCGACATCGTCTATGACCGCTCGGTGTCCATCCGCGACTCGGTCAACGACGTGAAGTTCACCCTGCTGCTGACCATCGGCCTGGTCATCCTGGTGATCTTCCTGTTCCTGCGCAACGTCTCGGCCACCATCATCCCCAGCCTGGCGCTGCCCATGTCCATCGTGGGGACGTTCGCTGTGATGTACCTGCTGGGCTACACCGTGGACAACCTGTCCATGATGGCGCTGACTCTCTCCGTGGGCTTCGTGGTGGATGACGCCATCGTGATGCTGGAGAACATCGTGCGCCACATGGAGGGCGGCGAGCAGCCCATGCAGGCCACGCTGCGCGGCTCGCGCGAGATCGGCTTCACCATCATCTCCATGACCCTGTCGCTGGCCGCGGTGTTCCTGCCGGTGCTGTTCATGGGCGGCATCCTGGGACGCCTGCTGCACGAGTTCGCGGTCACCATCGGCGCCGCTATCCTGGTCTCCGGCCTGGTCTCGCTCACGCTGACTCCCATGCTGTGCAGCCGCTTCCTGCGTCCCACCAAGGAGCAGCACCACGGCAGCTTCTACAAGAAATCGGAACGGGTCTTCGACTTCGCGCTGGGCCTCTACGCGCGCACCCTGGGCTTCGTCATGCGCCACCGCCCGGCGACCATGCTGGTTTGGTTGTCGCTGCTGGCCGCGACCATCGTCCTCGCCGTCATCATCCCCAAGGGCTTTCTGCCCAATGAGGACATAGGGCAGATCCTGATCTTCACCGAATCGGCGCAGGGCACGTCGTTCGACGACATGGTGACGCATCAAAAAGCGCTGGCCAAGGTGCTGGCCGCCGACCCGAACATCATCTCGTTCATCTCCAGCGTGGACAACCGCTTCGGCGGCGCGACCAACGTGGGCCGCTTCTTCGCGCGCATGAAGCCGGCTTCGGAACGTCCCTCCGCCGAGCAGGTGATCCAGGAGCTGCGCCCCAAACTGAACTCGCTGCCGGGGATCGCAGCCTATCCGCAGATGCTGCCGCCCATCCGCGTCGGTGGCACGCTGACCAAGAGTCCCTACCAGTACGCGCTGCAGGACGCCGACACCAACGAGCTCTATGCCTACGCCCCCAAGCTCGAAGCCAAGATGCGCGAACTGAAGATCCTGCAGGACGTGACCAGCGACCTGCAGATCAAGAGCCCGCAGGTGGAGGTGCGCATCAACCGCGACCACGCCGCGACCCTGGGCATCACCGCCGAGCAGATCGAGACCGCCCTGCAGACCGCTTATACCTCCCGCCAGGTCTCGACCATCTACGCGCCCAACAACCAGTACCGCGTCATCGTCGAGCTGGAGCCGCAGTACTACGCCGACCCGCGCTCCCTCTCGCTGCTTTACGTGCGCTCGGTCGGCGGAAAGCTGGTGCCCCTCGATACCCTGGCCACCGTGGTCCCGGACCTGGGGCCGCTCTCGGTGAACCACCTGGGACAGCTTCCGGCGGTCACCCTTTCCTTTAACACCAAGCCGGGAGTGGCCTTGGAAACCGCGCAGGACGAAGTGGAGAAGGCAGCGCGCGAGGTTCTGCCGTCCACCATAACCGCCAGCCCCCAGGGCACTGCCCAAGCCTTCGAATCGTCGCTCCGGGGGCTGGGGGTGCTGGGCCTGATGGCCCTCCTGGTCATATACATCATCCTCGGCATCCTGTATGAAAGCTTCATCCACCCCATCACCATTCTTTTTTCGGGGCTGCCCTTGGCGGGCTTCGGCGCGCTCGTCACCCTAATGATCTTCGGCAGCGACCTGAACCTGTACGCTTTCGTGGGCATCATCCTGCTGGTGGGCATTGTGAAGAAGAACGCCATCATGATGATCGACTTCGCGCTGGTGGCGCAGCGCGTCGAGGGCAAGAACGCCTCCGTGGCCATCTACGAAGGTGCCCTGGTCCGCTTCCGCCCCATCATGATGACCACCATGGCCGCGCTGATGGGGACGCTGCCCATCGCCATGGGCTTCGGCGCCGGCGCTGAGTCCCGCCGTCCCCTGGGCCTCGCCGTGGTCGGCGGCCTGGTGGTCTCCCAGCTCCTCACCCTGTACATCACGCCGGTCTTCTTCACCTACATGGATTCCTTCCAGCAGTGGATCGCCCAGCTGCGCCGGCGCTCCGCTCCCCAGCTCGAAGCGGAAGCCGAGCAGGTGCTGACCCTGGAAAACCACAACCACGAGGCCAGCAAGGTCGGCGACTGATAGCGAATGACCAGCGTCACCACAGAGGACACGAAGGTTTCACGTAGTATCCTTGGTACGTACTTCGTGTCCTTTGTGTTGTGCTCTTGAAGATGGCAGCCTCTCCGACCACATCCTCGAAGATCGTGCTGGCAATTGAACCGCCGGTGGCGCGGGTCACGCTCGCGAACCCGCCGCTCAACGTCATCGACCTGGCGATGATGGACGAACTCAATCAGGCCCTGGCTGCGCTCGAGCCGCGCCCGGACGTCACTGCAATCATCTTCAGGGGCAGCGGGAAGTGTTTTTCCGCCGGCGTGGATGTCGCCGCGCATACGCCCGACAAGGTCCGCGTGGCGCTTGAAAAGCTGCATCGCGCCATCCTGGCCGTCGTGCGCTCGCAGAAGGTCACCATTGCGCGGGTGCACGGCGCTTGCTTGGGCGGAGGCGCCGAGCTGGCGCTGGTTTGCGACCTGGTGTATACCGCCCGCGACGCGAGCTGGGGCTTCCCCGAGATTAAGTTGGCGTGCTACCCGCCGGTAGCGGTGGTGGCACTGGCGGCGCTGGTGGGGCAGAAGCGCGCTGCCGACCTCATCCTCACCGGGCGCCAGATCTCGGGCGACGAGGCCCTGGCCATCGGCTTGGCCAACGGCGCCGCCCGCGTCGAAGAACTGGACGCGCTGGTCGCGGACACCATCGAGCGCCTGGCCGCGCTCAGTCCCGCCGCCCTGGCGCACGCCAAGAAGGCCTTCTACGCCTGGGACGCTCTGCACTTCGACAAGGGCTTGGCGCGCGCAGAAGAGATCTATCTGAGTGAGCTGATGAAGACGCACGACGCGGTCGAGGGGATCCAGGCGTGGATAGAGAAGCGGAAACCGAAGTGGAGCGGGAGATGACTGCTGACTCCAGGGTGCGATTCAACGAGGGCGCGGGAGACGGGATTCGAACTTGAGGCGATTTGCGGGCGTGAGCGAGACCAGCGTAGCGAGTAAGCGGGAGCCCGCAGCCGAAATCCCGATCCCGCGAAGCGGAGAGGGACCTCTCCTCCTCTCAGGCCAGCATGAAAAGCTTTGGCGTCCCTAAGCTCGGAGAGTTGGAACCAAATGGCGATGTGGCTGCGACAGTTAGATTTGCTTAGACAAGTCAACTGCTTGCCAACGAGCGACTTGGGCCTAAGTGCGCTTGAACCTGCGCGTTGAGCTACTTTCA
The sequence above is drawn from the Terriglobales bacterium genome and encodes:
- a CDS encoding 3-hydroxyacyl-CoA dehydrogenase NAD-binding domain-containing protein, which produces MAEVRTIAVIGAGIMGRGIAHAAALGGYRTILEDILPASLRKAESEIRTNLDKAVELGKVGRADANAALGRIEYAGSMEEAARAADLVIEAVPEELESKIEIFTLLDKICRPGTILASNTSSLSVTEIASVTYRAPKCLGMHFFNPVHKMKLLEIVRAVETDEETLAAAVEVGRCMGKEVVVIKESPGFITSRINAMIGNEAFYMLQEGIASAADIDKALKLGLNHPMGPFELVDLVGLDTRLHILEYLHKTLGEKFRPAPLLIEYVKAGRLGRKSGRGVFDYPEKKPAPMEPVGKG
- a CDS encoding hemerythrin domain-containing protein translates to MKRDANLVPLSRQHFRALVLCMRIHRKRAPRSILQREMLELYAEDVRFHFQAEEEYLFPAARRLAVAAPLVRELLGEHKKLRRAFAAARRRTLKSEEMVRFADLLEGHIRKEERQLFQECQKQMSEKELDDIGKRMGKYFQKCGAAAQAACKLPAR
- the malQ gene encoding 4-alpha-glucanotransferase, producing the protein MPFERASGILLHPTSLPSRGGIGDLGPAAYDFLDFLAAGKQRLWQVLPLGPLGYGNSPYSATSAFAGNPLLISLERLAERGWIAPQRLAALPESVAQVGYEQVSASKFELLREAAGNFLQRATGAQNMRFERFCRENRWWLRDYALFDLLRRENRLVRWNRWPRELARREPAALEKVCAAQVAELEGECVLQFFFYEQWGALRRACHQKGVRLIGDLAIFVNYDSSDVWTHPELFRLNDDLDMQVVAGVPPDAFSKTGQRWGNPIYRWDALAGRGYDWWVERMRWGLRACDIVRLDHFRGFDQYWEIPASEPTAVHGRWVDGPRDGLFDALRHALGELPLIAEDLGFITPEVHALRQRLGIPGMRVMQFGFGDPGAEIHLPHRFEPNTVVYPGTHDNDTTRGWWESQATPEERRAAEAYLTPGSDGIHWAFIRAAEASVANLCVIPLQDILGLGSEARMNVPSKAEGNWAWRYAPGSLTPELAARLAALSEASGRDSTAPIEGSQEEGEEFVA
- a CDS encoding peptidyl-prolyl cis-trans isomerase, with product MIRFLQTPGTLRKLILGGVVLFAGVAMVIYLIPGFLTTDASTATGILAQVGNQQVTLTEVEQQANLSARQQFPRGVPEMIMPLFLQRAAEQIMVRKAMLVEASRLGLKVSDEELADELRHGPFAAEIFPRGQRISMEEYETFVQNNFQMGVPQFEALIQDDLLLSKLRGLIESGITVSDADLERDYRLRNTKVKLQYAVLTPEEISKLIHPTESELRAYFESNKSRYANALPEKRKARYALISLTALQGQVQVTRDDLQRYYSDRQDQFRLPEEVNVRHILIKTPSPGPDGKVDSKGVEASRARAQDLLKQLKAGAKFEDLARKYSEDPGSKDNGGLYEKVERGRMVPEFDKAAFSLPKGQLSDLVQTSFGFHIIRVEDHQPAHLRSLDEVKREIEPAVALEKAARAAEALARTLESEGRTLGLEKAAAKHGLTVVTTDYFGRSDSLPGVGVAPEFLETVFAARKEAPPALARVEQGYALVEVTDIKPPAAPTFADMRSTVATDFKEERGSSLLFTRTQELADRAHAEHDLARAARELGAKLETSEPVAPEGQVPDIGQMTGPASTAFTMKPGEISGPIRAGANGVVLTVIERHEPSLADFEQSKDQVRERLLATRRADLMEIYVENLRERMKKDGRLKINQKEMDRITRSRGPLGGS
- a CDS encoding efflux RND transporter periplasmic adaptor subunit is translated as MLLSAGLFLMPGCSSQKAQSAPSIAVPVVVAPAIEKTVPVELRAIGNVQAYNTVQVKTQVPGELTGVFFKEGDDVQRGQLLFTLDPRPLESDLKRLQATMARDQAEAANARAQATRYAKLMEEGVVAREQYDQYRTQAEAMEAAAQADKSAVETARLQLAYTKIFAPLSGRTGSLLVHRGNIVKENDDKSVLVAINQLTPIYVEFAVPERYLPQVKAQTSAGKLKVQAVAPGETTPEEGTLTFVDNTVDPTTGTIRMKGTFANPSRRLWPGQFVDVVLRLSERPNAVLVPTPAVQTGQLGQFVFVIKSDMTAEQRPVKAGEAVEGSTIIEQGVQPGERVVTDGQLRLVPGSRVEIRQAGASPAAGASSAK
- a CDS encoding efflux RND transporter permease subunit translates to MNIAEPFIRRPVMTTLVMAAILLFGVVAYRALPVSDLPNVDFPTIQVSASLPGASPETMASAVATPLEKQFSTIAGVDSMTSASSLGATSITLQFSLDRNIDAAAQDVQAMIAKAARDLPQDMPAPPSYQKVNPADQPVLYMALSSPTLPLSQVDEYAETMLAQRISMISGVAQVQVFGSQKYAVRAQLDPRALATRGIGVDEVVTAIQRGNVNQPTGTLYGPHQAVTVQATGQLTDAAAYRPLVVAYRNGSPVRLAELGRVIDSVENDKIASWFNQDRAITLAIQKQPGTNTVAVVDAVKQVLPTFQRQIPASVKIDIVYDRSVSIRDSVNDVKFTLLLTIGLVILVIFLFLRNVSATIIPSLALPMSIVGTFAVMYLLGYTVDNLSMMALTLSVGFVVDDAIVMLENIVRHMEGGEQPMQATLRGSREIGFTIISMTLSLAAVFLPVLFMGGILGRLLHEFAVTIGAAILVSGLVSLTLTPMLCSRFLRPTKEQHHGSFYKKSERVFDFALGLYARTLGFVMRHRPATMLVWLSLLAATIVLAVIIPKGFLPNEDIGQILIFTESAQGTSFDDMVTHQKALAKVLAADPNIISFISSVDNRFGGATNVGRFFARMKPASERPSAEQVIQELRPKLNSLPGIAAYPQMLPPIRVGGTLTKSPYQYALQDADTNELYAYAPKLEAKMRELKILQDVTSDLQIKSPQVEVRINRDHAATLGITAEQIETALQTAYTSRQVSTIYAPNNQYRVIVELEPQYYADPRSLSLLYVRSVGGKLVPLDTLATVVPDLGPLSVNHLGQLPAVTLSFNTKPGVALETAQDEVEKAAREVLPSTITASPQGTAQAFESSLRGLGVLGLMALLVIYIILGILYESFIHPITILFSGLPLAGFGALVTLMIFGSDLNLYAFVGIILLVGIVKKNAIMMIDFALVAQRVEGKNASVAIYEGALVRFRPIMMTTMAALMGTLPIAMGFGAGAESRRPLGLAVVGGLVVSQLLTLYITPVFFTYMDSFQQWIAQLRRRSAPQLEAEAEQVLTLENHNHEASKVGD
- a CDS encoding enoyl-CoA hydratase/isomerase family protein, encoding MAASPTTSSKIVLAIEPPVARVTLANPPLNVIDLAMMDELNQALAALEPRPDVTAIIFRGSGKCFSAGVDVAAHTPDKVRVALEKLHRAILAVVRSQKVTIARVHGACLGGGAELALVCDLVYTARDASWGFPEIKLACYPPVAVVALAALVGQKRAADLILTGRQISGDEALAIGLANGAARVEELDALVADTIERLAALSPAALAHAKKAFYAWDALHFDKGLARAEEIYLSELMKTHDAVEGIQAWIEKRKPKWSGR